One segment of Gordonia terrae DNA contains the following:
- a CDS encoding DUF1304 domain-containing protein, translating to MVIAGLVLAAIAALVHVVIFYLESIAWTSKRARATFGTGTVEQASAQQELAFNQGFYNLFLAIAVFVGIAFVIGGSTAIGATLVITGTASMAAAALVLAVSSPDKIAAALKQGVVPALAILVLAIGLAL from the coding sequence ATGGTCATCGCAGGTCTGGTGCTCGCCGCGATCGCGGCGCTCGTCCACGTCGTCATCTTCTATCTGGAGTCCATCGCGTGGACGAGCAAGCGTGCACGCGCGACATTCGGCACCGGAACGGTGGAACAGGCGAGTGCGCAGCAAGAACTCGCGTTCAACCAGGGGTTCTACAACCTGTTCCTCGCGATCGCCGTGTTCGTCGGGATCGCCTTCGTCATCGGCGGGTCCACCGCGATCGGCGCGACGCTCGTCATCACCGGCACGGCGTCGATGGCGGCCGCCGCACTCGTGCTCGCCGTGTCGAGCCCCGACAAGATCGCGGCCGCACTCAAGCAGGGAGTCGTTCCGGCCCTTGCGATCCTCGTACTCGCCATCGGCCTGGCCCTCTGA
- the mbtM gene encoding long-chain-fatty acid--ACP ligase MbtM yields MSQNSVILEESGSTNALAATVREAMLAGDTSLSVLDSDTGEWVTAPWREVHARAEQIAVQLLADSELHEPQALGLIGDPTVDLIAAIQGAWLAGVPVTILPGPIRGADEERWAQNTYQRYVSIGVGTVLGSGTQLDLLTKVEGRLHIARVAEYGLGADTTDFVARNVNGNTIAVLQGTAGSTGDPKTVALTASAVYSNAIELVSRLGLHRTRDTGFSWLPLYHDMGLMFLLAGMTTGIPAYIVPNTAFAAAPFKWMQWLTETKTTVTAAPNFAYDILGRYGKLLRDIDLSNLRVAISGGEPIDADAFDKFLEATAPFGFDRSAAAPAYGMAESACAVTMPAVGEGVHYDEVTVTPPGGGEPIRRRYAILGKPLGGMQVRIVEPNVDVPVIDGRNVGHVEIRGASMMRGYLGDADLGAGEWFSTGDLGYLVDDRLVICGRAKEVIIVAGRNLFPIEIERAAAEVAGVRRGGVVAMARGEGSSRPGLVILAEYKGSDPDTARAEVNSEVASACGIMPAEVIFVAPDSVPRTTSGKIRRLETRQMVENGTFE; encoded by the coding sequence ATGTCGCAGAACAGCGTGATCCTGGAGGAATCGGGCTCGACCAATGCGTTGGCGGCCACCGTTCGTGAGGCGATGCTGGCGGGAGACACGAGCCTCTCCGTCCTGGACTCCGATACCGGCGAGTGGGTGACGGCACCATGGCGCGAGGTCCACGCCCGCGCCGAGCAGATCGCCGTCCAACTGCTCGCCGACAGCGAACTGCACGAGCCGCAGGCCCTCGGCCTGATCGGGGACCCCACGGTGGATCTGATCGCCGCCATCCAGGGCGCGTGGCTCGCCGGCGTTCCGGTCACCATCCTGCCGGGTCCGATCCGAGGGGCGGACGAGGAGCGGTGGGCGCAGAACACCTACCAGCGGTACGTCTCGATCGGCGTCGGCACCGTCCTCGGCAGCGGCACCCAGCTCGACCTGCTGACCAAGGTCGAGGGACGGCTGCACATCGCCCGCGTGGCCGAATACGGCCTGGGCGCAGACACCACCGACTTCGTCGCGCGCAATGTCAACGGCAACACCATCGCCGTCCTCCAGGGAACCGCCGGTTCGACCGGCGACCCGAAGACCGTCGCCCTCACGGCGTCGGCCGTCTACTCGAACGCCATCGAACTGGTCAGCCGGCTCGGCCTCCACCGCACCCGCGACACCGGATTCAGTTGGTTGCCGCTCTATCACGACATGGGTCTGATGTTCCTGCTCGCCGGAATGACCACCGGCATCCCGGCCTACATCGTGCCCAACACCGCCTTCGCCGCGGCGCCCTTCAAGTGGATGCAGTGGCTCACCGAGACCAAGACGACCGTCACTGCTGCGCCGAACTTCGCCTACGACATCCTCGGGCGCTACGGCAAGCTGCTGCGCGACATCGACCTGTCGAATCTGCGCGTCGCGATCAGTGGCGGAGAGCCGATCGACGCCGACGCGTTCGACAAGTTCCTCGAGGCGACCGCGCCGTTCGGCTTCGATCGGTCCGCCGCCGCACCCGCCTACGGAATGGCTGAATCCGCGTGCGCGGTGACGATGCCCGCGGTCGGCGAGGGCGTGCACTACGACGAGGTCACCGTGACCCCGCCCGGCGGTGGCGAGCCCATTCGCCGCCGGTACGCGATCCTCGGTAAACCGCTGGGCGGCATGCAGGTTCGCATCGTCGAGCCGAATGTCGACGTCCCGGTGATCGACGGGCGCAACGTCGGGCACGTGGAGATCCGCGGTGCGTCGATGATGCGCGGCTACCTCGGCGACGCGGATCTCGGTGCGGGTGAATGGTTCTCGACCGGCGACCTCGGTTACCTGGTCGACGACCGGCTGGTGATCTGTGGACGGGCCAAGGAGGTCATCATCGTCGCCGGCCGCAACCTGTTCCCGATCGAGATCGAACGTGCAGCCGCCGAGGTGGCCGGGGTGCGTCGTGGTGGCGTCGTGGCGATGGCCCGAGGTGAGGGATCGTCCCGTCCGGGCCTCGTGATCCTCGCCGAGTACAAGGGTTCCGATCCGGACACCGCGCGCGCCGAGGTCAACTCCGAAGTCGCATCGGCGTGCGGGATCATGCCCGCCGAGGTGATCTTCGTCGCGCCGGATTCGGTGCCCCGCACCACATCCGGAAAGATCCGCCGGCTCGAGACCCGTCAGATGGTCGAGAACGGCACCTTCGAGTAG
- a CDS encoding N-acetylglutamate synthase, CG3035 family, whose amino-acid sequence MEVSLSGAVIGDRVVVRYRLGDSTPADWRGDPAAARSDVTGVLLDDADPVRIRRDDEELSIPFAAITSVRLLSAKPVRNNEIRNLEWAAAAAWPGVDSEWVDGWFLRAGHGFSRRANSAVPLERHARPDASTLRRIGAWYADRDLPALLALPDRLIPPTAVAENPGVGNPGVEVQMLTADLAALHARIGENASRPVRLENAPDAGWLGAYATGRASRQPDAAADVVTAGDGPLTFATIGDTAAIGRGSVTEAPDGRRWLGLTALWTEPSRRGGGLASDVVAALTAWGVNRGAEAVYLQVESDNRSAGSWYRRLGFGLHHTYRYVTPDLPVAPGGGR is encoded by the coding sequence GTGGAGGTCTCATTGTCGGGTGCGGTCATCGGTGACCGCGTGGTCGTCCGGTACCGGCTGGGCGATTCCACCCCCGCCGACTGGCGGGGCGATCCCGCGGCGGCCCGGTCCGACGTGACCGGCGTCCTGCTCGACGACGCCGACCCCGTGCGGATACGACGCGACGACGAAGAGTTGTCGATCCCGTTCGCGGCCATCACGTCGGTGCGCCTGCTGTCGGCGAAACCCGTGCGCAACAACGAGATCCGGAACCTCGAGTGGGCTGCCGCCGCCGCCTGGCCCGGCGTCGACAGCGAGTGGGTCGACGGTTGGTTCCTGCGGGCCGGGCACGGATTCAGCAGGCGCGCGAACTCGGCGGTGCCCCTCGAGCGACACGCTCGTCCGGACGCATCGACCCTGCGACGCATCGGCGCGTGGTACGCCGATCGCGACCTCCCCGCGCTGCTCGCCCTGCCGGACCGGCTCATCCCGCCGACCGCCGTCGCCGAGAATCCCGGGGTCGGGAATCCCGGGGTCGAGGTGCAGATGTTGACGGCCGACCTCGCCGCCCTGCACGCGCGCATCGGCGAGAACGCCTCGCGCCCTGTCCGACTCGAGAACGCGCCGGACGCCGGATGGCTGGGCGCGTACGCCACCGGGCGTGCGTCTCGGCAGCCCGATGCGGCCGCCGATGTCGTGACCGCCGGGGACGGCCCGCTGACCTTCGCGACCATCGGCGACACGGCAGCGATCGGGCGGGGCTCGGTGACCGAGGCACCGGACGGGCGCCGATGGCTGGGATTGACCGCACTGTGGACCGAGCCGAGCCGGCGAGGAGGCGGACTGGCCTCCGATGTGGTTGCGGCACTGACGGCCTGGGGGGTGAACCGCGGCGCCGAGGCGGTCTACCTGCAGGTCGAGTCCGACAACCGGTCGGCCGGGTCCTGGTACCGCCGCCTCGGATTCGGATTGCACCACACCTATCGGTATGTCACGCCGGACCTGCCGGTCGCGCCGGGGGGCGGCCGATGA
- a CDS encoding glutamate--cysteine ligase, producing the protein MAPIEFDGSPTPTLGVEWEFALTDKVTGDLSNSAAALFAAVGDHHPDFAGKIHKELLRNTVELVTGICRTTGEAIADLTGTLGVVRGLTEELGVDLYGAGTHPFAEYSTQLLTEGHRYAELIERTQWWGRQMLIWGVHVHVGISHRDKVLPILDALLNYYPHLLALSSSSPMWAGQDTGYASNRAMMFQQLPTAGLPFQFRTWEQFENFVADQKTTGIIDHLNEIRWDIRPSPHLGTIEVRVCDGMTNLGELSAIVALIHCLVVDLDRRFSAGDTLPTMAPWLVQENKWRAARYGLDAIVILDADCTEELVTDDLAALLERLEPIARELDCVDELAGVERIMAQGASYQRQRAVHRRTASLREVVASVVGELDAP; encoded by the coding sequence ATGGCACCGATCGAGTTCGACGGGTCACCGACCCCCACCCTCGGGGTCGAATGGGAATTCGCCCTGACCGACAAGGTGACCGGCGACCTGTCGAACTCGGCCGCGGCGCTCTTCGCCGCCGTCGGTGACCACCACCCCGACTTCGCGGGCAAGATCCACAAGGAACTGCTGCGCAACACCGTCGAGCTGGTGACCGGGATCTGCCGGACCACGGGTGAGGCGATCGCCGACCTCACCGGCACGCTGGGGGTGGTACGCGGGCTGACCGAGGAACTCGGCGTCGATCTGTACGGCGCGGGTACGCATCCGTTCGCGGAGTATTCGACCCAGCTGCTCACCGAGGGGCACCGATACGCGGAGCTGATCGAACGCACCCAGTGGTGGGGTCGGCAGATGCTGATCTGGGGCGTGCACGTCCACGTCGGGATCAGCCACCGCGACAAGGTGTTACCCATCCTCGACGCGCTCCTGAACTACTATCCGCACCTGCTCGCGCTCTCGTCATCGTCGCCGATGTGGGCCGGCCAGGACACCGGATACGCGAGCAACCGCGCGATGATGTTCCAGCAACTCCCGACAGCGGGGTTGCCGTTCCAGTTCCGGACGTGGGAGCAGTTCGAGAACTTCGTCGCCGATCAGAAGACGACCGGCATCATCGACCACCTCAACGAGATCCGTTGGGACATCCGGCCTTCGCCGCATCTCGGCACCATCGAGGTGCGAGTCTGCGACGGCATGACCAACCTCGGTGAGCTGTCGGCGATCGTCGCGCTCATCCACTGCCTCGTCGTCGACCTCGACCGTCGGTTCTCGGCGGGGGATACGCTGCCGACGATGGCTCCCTGGCTCGTCCAGGAGAACAAGTGGCGGGCGGCTCGATACGGACTCGATGCCATCGTCATCCTCGACGCGGACTGCACCGAGGAACTGGTGACCGACGATCTCGCCGCGCTCCTCGAGCGTCTCGAACCCATTGCGCGCGAACTCGATTGCGTCGACGAGCTCGCCGGCGTCGAGCGCATCATGGCGCAGGGGGCCAGCTACCAGCGCCAGCGCGCGGTGCATCGTCGGACCGCGTCCCTGCGCGAGGTGGTCGCGTCGGTGGTCGGCGAACTCGACGCTCCCTGA
- a CDS encoding peptide deformylase, whose translation MAILPICIVGEPVLHQPTTPVPLDADGRPSDEVVGLLDDMYETMDAAHGVGLAANQVGVGSRMFVYDCPDGDRSSARRRGEVINPVLETSEIPETMPDPDDNDEGCLSVPGEQFPTGRADWARVTGVDRTGAEVVIEGEGFFARMLQHEVGHLDGFLYVDVLVGRNARAAKKAIKRNNWGVPGLTWTPGEVADPFGHDDD comes from the coding sequence ATGGCGATTCTCCCGATCTGCATCGTGGGCGAGCCGGTCCTGCACCAGCCGACCACTCCGGTCCCCCTCGACGCGGACGGCCGTCCGTCCGACGAGGTCGTCGGTCTCCTCGACGACATGTACGAGACCATGGACGCCGCCCACGGCGTGGGCCTCGCCGCCAACCAGGTGGGCGTCGGCTCCCGCATGTTCGTCTACGACTGCCCCGACGGCGACCGGTCGTCGGCTCGCCGGCGCGGCGAGGTCATCAACCCGGTCCTCGAGACGTCCGAGATCCCCGAGACCATGCCGGATCCCGACGACAACGACGAGGGCTGCCTGTCGGTACCGGGCGAGCAGTTCCCCACCGGCCGCGCCGACTGGGCGCGCGTCACCGGGGTCGACCGGACCGGCGCCGAGGTCGTCATCGAGGGCGAGGGGTTCTTCGCCCGCATGCTCCAGCACGAGGTCGGCCACCTCGACGGCTTCCTCTACGTCGACGTCCTGGTGGGGCGCAACGCCCGTGCCGCGAAGAAGGCGATCAAGCGGAACAACTGGGGCGTGCCGGGGTTGACCTGGACGCCCGGCGAGGTCGCCGACCCGTTCGGCCACGACGACGACTGA
- a CDS encoding esterase/lipase family protein has translation MTTVVSGTARPRRPLGGALVALASAIAIASAATALPAAAGAAPADRVVVIVPGQQLYAGDAQNEETFRPLADAIRADGNTVVYAHAGGRDVASDAKLIQRTVEPFVGKASSIGIVAHSAGGLGARHYLKFLGGSAVVDEYVAIGTAQYGSPGGCAQPRDGGYDTCMYADAVTALNRGPDAPGPTRYSVVQSDGEWTDGRLDGTAQCRAYSPVPLANTGFDHTIEMRDPAIIADVRASLRGSCAGAVVTEPVDSFDWQSTLFPGIPGPAGDAIRDAVPGVVPAP, from the coding sequence ATGACGACAGTTGTATCCGGGACCGCACGGCCCCGTCGACCACTCGGCGGCGCTCTCGTCGCCCTGGCGTCGGCGATCGCGATCGCTTCGGCGGCAACCGCACTCCCCGCGGCCGCCGGCGCGGCGCCCGCCGATCGGGTCGTCGTCATCGTGCCCGGTCAGCAGCTCTACGCGGGCGATGCACAGAACGAGGAGACGTTCCGTCCGCTCGCCGACGCGATCCGCGCCGACGGGAACACCGTGGTGTACGCGCACGCCGGGGGTCGCGACGTCGCATCGGATGCGAAGCTCATCCAACGGACGGTCGAGCCCTTCGTCGGCAAGGCGTCGTCCATCGGCATCGTCGCCCACAGCGCAGGCGGGCTCGGCGCCCGGCACTACCTGAAGTTCCTCGGCGGGTCCGCCGTCGTCGACGAGTACGTGGCGATCGGCACGGCCCAGTACGGCTCACCCGGCGGGTGCGCTCAGCCGCGCGACGGCGGGTACGACACCTGCATGTACGCCGACGCGGTCACCGCCCTCAACCGTGGTCCCGACGCCCCCGGCCCCACTCGCTACTCGGTGGTGCAGAGCGACGGCGAATGGACCGACGGCCGCCTCGACGGGACCGCACAGTGCCGCGCCTATTCACCGGTCCCCCTCGCGAACACCGGCTTCGACCACACCATCGAGATGCGTGACCCGGCGATCATCGCCGATGTGCGGGCCTCCCTGCGCGGGTCGTGCGCCGGCGCCGTGGTGACCGAGCCGGTCGACAGCTTCGACTGGCAGTCGACGCTCTTCCCCGGCATTCCCGGCCCCGCCGGTGACGCCATCCGCGACGCCGTACCCGGCGTCGTTCCTGCGCCCTGA
- a CDS encoding siderophore-interacting protein: MSEVSTKGRGWQGAVMKILGGDDFTFTVTAKESVTDHYLRLHFDGGGLLADSTVHPTMWVRLWFADGGKMHQRGYTLVDPDPSTDTFDIEFAIHDGTAARWARDAQAGDTIGATLMGSKFAIPEPAPVGWLIAGDTASLPAINSLLDTLGNSGAGATIWFEYQHESDKSLPLRLRDHDTVHWIARGADGGALVDAVRSAAFDATDHFGWVALDSVSTRAVAGSFKADFGLPKKSVKSQAYWIVGKSFA, translated from the coding sequence ATGAGCGAGGTATCGACCAAGGGTCGTGGCTGGCAGGGCGCGGTCATGAAGATCCTGGGTGGCGATGACTTCACCTTCACCGTCACCGCGAAGGAGTCGGTGACCGACCACTATCTGCGACTTCATTTCGATGGTGGCGGGCTCCTCGCCGACTCCACGGTCCACCCCACCATGTGGGTTCGACTGTGGTTCGCCGACGGCGGCAAGATGCATCAGCGCGGATACACGCTGGTCGATCCCGACCCGTCGACGGACACCTTCGACATCGAGTTCGCCATCCACGACGGCACCGCGGCGCGGTGGGCCCGGGACGCGCAGGCGGGGGACACCATCGGTGCCACCCTGATGGGCTCGAAGTTCGCGATCCCCGAGCCCGCCCCGGTGGGCTGGCTCATCGCCGGCGACACCGCTTCGCTTCCCGCGATCAACTCCTTGCTGGACACGCTCGGGAACTCCGGTGCTGGAGCGACCATCTGGTTCGAGTACCAGCACGAGAGCGACAAGTCATTGCCGCTGCGACTCCGCGATCACGACACGGTCCACTGGATCGCGCGCGGGGCGGACGGTGGCGCTCTCGTCGACGCGGTTCGGTCCGCCGCCTTCGATGCCACGGACCATTTCGGTTGGGTGGCCCTCGATTCGGTGAGCACGCGCGCAGTCGCTGGATCGTTCAAGGCCGACTTCGGGCTTCCCAAGAAGTCGGTGAAGTCCCAGGCGTATTGGATCGTCGGGAAGTCGTTCGCCTGA
- a CDS encoding exodeoxyribonuclease III — MRIATWNVNSIRARSESVVAWAEGADVDVLALQETKCHDDAFPLMSFLAAGYDVAHVGQGAYNGVAIASRVGLDEVEIAFDGVPTHPVDGQPIREARSISARCNGVRVWSLYVPNGRTPDDPHYSYKLAWLDALRNHITLRLAHDPAAELMLAGDWNVAQTDDDVWDREYFDGRTHVTPPERAAVQGFLDAGLVDSALPYAPGFTFWDYTQLRFPRNEGMRIDYAFCSPALDTRIMGAHIGRDARKAKGASDHAPVVFEVAE, encoded by the coding sequence ATGAGAATCGCCACCTGGAACGTGAATTCGATCCGCGCCCGGTCGGAGTCCGTCGTCGCCTGGGCGGAGGGCGCCGACGTGGATGTACTGGCCTTGCAGGAGACCAAGTGCCACGACGACGCGTTCCCGCTGATGAGCTTCCTCGCCGCCGGGTACGACGTCGCGCATGTCGGACAGGGCGCCTACAACGGCGTCGCGATCGCCTCGCGGGTCGGGCTCGACGAGGTCGAGATCGCCTTCGACGGCGTGCCGACGCATCCGGTCGACGGCCAGCCGATCCGGGAGGCTCGCTCGATCTCCGCGCGCTGCAACGGCGTTCGCGTCTGGAGCCTGTACGTGCCCAACGGCCGGACCCCCGATGACCCGCACTACAGCTACAAGCTCGCGTGGCTCGACGCGCTGCGCAACCACATCACCCTGCGGCTGGCGCACGACCCGGCCGCCGAACTGATGCTCGCGGGCGACTGGAACGTCGCGCAGACCGACGACGACGTGTGGGATCGCGAGTACTTCGACGGTCGCACACACGTCACCCCGCCCGAACGGGCAGCCGTACAGGGATTTCTGGACGCCGGCCTCGTCGACTCGGCCCTCCCGTACGCGCCCGGGTTCACCTTCTGGGACTACACCCAGCTGCGCTTCCCCCGCAACGAGGGCATGCGCATCGACTACGCGTTCTGCTCACCCGCCCTCGACACCCGCATCATGGGCGCCCACATCGGGCGCGACGCGCGAAAGGCGAAGGGCGCCAGCGATCACGCCCCGGTGGTCTTCGAGGTCGCGGAGTGA
- a CDS encoding DUF3263 domain-containing protein, whose protein sequence is MDSAAARSQKQGDQPTPDTNAGIGADGTAAPLDPHEVGADGLTRREHDILAFERQWWKYAGAKEEAIKELFGLSATRYYQVLNALVDRPEALAADPMLVKRLRRLRATRQKARAARRLGFEIT, encoded by the coding sequence ATGGACAGCGCAGCTGCGCGTAGCCAGAAACAGGGCGATCAACCCACCCCCGACACGAACGCCGGAATCGGGGCGGACGGGACCGCCGCGCCGCTCGATCCGCACGAAGTCGGCGCGGACGGACTGACCCGTCGCGAACACGACATCCTCGCGTTCGAGCGGCAGTGGTGGAAGTACGCCGGTGCCAAAGAAGAAGCGATCAAAGAGCTGTTCGGGTTGTCGGCGACGCGGTACTACCAGGTGCTCAACGCGCTGGTCGACCGTCCCGAGGCGCTCGCAGCCGATCCGATGCTCGTCAAACGGCTGCGCCGTCTGCGGGCAACACGACAGAAAGCCCGCGCGGCGCGTCGTCTGGGCTTCGAGATCACCTGA
- a CDS encoding TetR/AcrR family transcriptional regulator: MGRIQEFDTTEVVRAARGIFWQRGYESASLPDLERATGIGRSSLYHAFGSKRGLFDAAVQSYLDEVVRPRLRPLTGSTITPDAVEDYLNGLRSSLTDDTSPAREGCLLINTAGAPIGRDADVARTIAGYREELRGAVGAGVRASAPALSDARQAALADAVSALVIAALALVRVVPEEAARGLDTAVALVREGRRTAGSQSVAVR; the protein is encoded by the coding sequence ATGGGACGGATCCAGGAGTTCGACACCACGGAGGTCGTCCGGGCCGCCCGCGGGATCTTCTGGCAGCGGGGATACGAGAGCGCGTCCCTGCCCGACCTGGAACGGGCGACCGGAATCGGGCGATCGAGTCTCTATCACGCCTTCGGGTCGAAGCGAGGTCTCTTCGATGCGGCCGTACAGAGCTACCTCGACGAGGTGGTCCGCCCCCGGTTGCGTCCGCTGACCGGCAGCACCATCACGCCGGACGCCGTCGAGGACTACCTGAACGGGCTGCGATCGTCGCTGACCGACGACACGTCCCCGGCTCGTGAGGGTTGCCTGCTCATCAACACCGCAGGCGCCCCCATCGGGCGCGACGCCGACGTGGCCCGGACCATCGCCGGGTATCGCGAGGAGTTGCGGGGTGCCGTGGGGGCCGGTGTGCGGGCGAGCGCACCCGCGCTGAGCGACGCCCGACAGGCTGCACTCGCCGACGCCGTGTCGGCGCTGGTCATCGCCGCGCTCGCACTCGTGCGGGTCGTTCCCGAGGAAGCGGCCCGGGGCCTCGACACCGCCGTCGCGCTGGTCCGTGAGGGGCGTCGGACGGCCGGTTCGCAGTCAGTCGCGGTCCGGTGA
- the mnhG gene encoding monovalent cation/H(+) antiporter subunit G — translation MIIDIISATLLLTGCLMAVTAAIGLVRFPDTLSRMHAATKPQTFGLLLILLGAVLRLGDNVDSGMLVLAGLFALITAPVVAHRIGRLAYQEQRARDGLIDQRDMESPDRD, via the coding sequence ATGATCATCGACATCATCAGCGCGACGCTGCTCCTCACCGGCTGCCTGATGGCGGTCACCGCCGCGATCGGTCTCGTCCGCTTCCCGGACACCCTGAGCCGCATGCATGCGGCCACCAAACCGCAGACCTTCGGCCTTCTGCTCATCCTGCTCGGTGCGGTCCTGCGGCTCGGCGACAACGTCGACAGCGGGATGCTCGTTCTCGCCGGGCTCTTCGCCCTGATCACCGCACCCGTCGTGGCGCATCGGATCGGCCGGCTGGCGTATCAGGAACAGCGGGCGCGTGATGGCCTCATCGATCAGCGGGACATGGAGTCACCGGACCGCGACTGA
- a CDS encoding LytR C-terminal domain-containing protein: MNADREPNRLPLRAGAMMLFAVAVVFIGLGWHSAATAGNDSPTTEAATTVSSTPTSTSPSTSAVSTGKRLCVINAGQVAGLASDVTELLQAKGYQMAEPGNYTAGGFSENTIFHEDDTDKAQADEVAEALGGTVAVEERPTSFTRCRGGIPVVVVTAVSGA; the protein is encoded by the coding sequence ATGAATGCAGACCGTGAGCCCAATCGCCTTCCGCTGCGCGCGGGGGCGATGATGCTCTTCGCAGTCGCCGTCGTCTTCATCGGCCTCGGCTGGCATTCCGCGGCGACCGCGGGGAACGACTCGCCGACGACCGAGGCCGCGACGACCGTGTCATCGACGCCCACCTCGACGTCGCCGTCCACCAGTGCGGTATCGACCGGCAAGCGGCTGTGCGTGATCAATGCCGGTCAGGTCGCGGGCCTGGCCTCGGACGTGACCGAGCTGCTCCAGGCCAAGGGTTATCAGATGGCCGAACCCGGCAACTACACCGCGGGCGGGTTCAGCGAGAACACGATCTTCCACGAGGACGACACGGACAAGGCCCAGGCCGACGAGGTGGCGGAGGCGCTGGGCGGGACGGTCGCCGTCGAGGAGCGTCCGACGTCGTTCACGCGCTGCCGGGGCGGTATCCCCGTCGTCGTGGTGACCGCGGTCAGCGGCGCGTGA
- a CDS encoding monovalent cation/H+ antiporter complex subunit F has product MSYVWTIAAAMLLVATVLTMVRILRGPTTLDRLVALDVLIALCMCGLGTWAAFSRDSTVVPAIVALALLSFVGSVAIARFRVRDDQT; this is encoded by the coding sequence ATGAGCTACGTGTGGACGATCGCGGCAGCCATGCTGCTCGTCGCCACGGTGCTGACGATGGTCCGGATCCTGCGCGGTCCGACCACGCTGGACCGGCTCGTGGCGCTCGACGTGCTCATCGCGCTGTGCATGTGCGGTCTGGGGACGTGGGCCGCGTTCAGCCGCGATTCGACGGTCGTCCCGGCGATCGTGGCCCTGGCTCTGCTCAGCTTCGTCGGATCGGTCGCGATCGCGCGATTCCGAGTACGGGACGACCAGACATGA
- a CDS encoding superoxide dismutase family protein, producing MSGRSKLAAPRALAALVSAGLIGVALAGCSPDQEPTDVPGTTPPVVSDAPLPPGAEDDVDSEPSGQIAVAEIKDTSGDVVGQATITAASETAEPVTINVRVTAGDLPAGFHGMHIHENGTCDAGAGGSQAFTSAGGHLQVDGNTSHPSSGDLISINILEDHTGRTVTTTDAVNLQQLIGKSIMIHEKPDNFGNIPADKYPGGANPDTLKTGDAGARIACGVIEEQS from the coding sequence ATGTCCGGACGTTCCAAACTCGCCGCGCCCCGCGCCCTCGCCGCGCTGGTCTCCGCGGGACTGATCGGCGTGGCACTGGCCGGGTGTAGTCCCGACCAGGAGCCCACGGATGTCCCGGGCACGACGCCGCCTGTCGTCAGCGACGCGCCCCTTCCGCCCGGCGCCGAAGACGACGTGGACAGCGAGCCCAGCGGTCAGATCGCCGTCGCCGAGATCAAGGACACCTCCGGCGACGTCGTCGGCCAGGCCACCATCACCGCGGCCTCCGAGACCGCCGAGCCGGTCACCATCAACGTCCGCGTCACCGCGGGTGACCTGCCCGCCGGGTTCCACGGCATGCACATCCACGAGAACGGCACCTGCGACGCGGGCGCCGGCGGTTCGCAGGCGTTCACGTCCGCGGGCGGGCACCTGCAGGTCGACGGCAACACCAGCCACCCCTCCAGCGGCGACCTGATCTCGATCAACATCCTCGAGGATCACACCGGCCGGACGGTCACGACGACCGACGCCGTGAACCTCCAGCAGCTGATCGGCAAGTCGATCATGATCCACGAGAAGCCGGACAATTTCGGCAACATCCCGGCCGACAAGTACCCGGGCGGCGCGAACCCCGACACCCTGAAGACCGGCGACGCCGGCGCCCGTATCGCGTGCGGTGTCATCGAAGAGCAGAGCTAG